A window from Acidimicrobiales bacterium encodes these proteins:
- the ctaD gene encoding cytochrome c oxidase subunit I codes for MAIVERPATPALQLPSGPQVTERPMGVFTRPTATTGWKSWLTSVDHKRIGIMYGAAALVFLMLGGLEALMIRVQLTAPDSKLYSADLYNQVFTMHGVTMIFLVVMPLGAAFMNYLMPLQIGARDVAFPRLNAFSFWTFLFGGLFLNTSWFLGGGADGGWFAYAPNTSVTFSPGHGMDFYALGLQITGIASLVGAINLIVTVLNLRAPGMSLMKMPVFTWMSFVTQLLLVFAIPVISVALVLLTLDRTFDANFFNVAAGADPLLWEHLFWIFGHPEVYILVLPAFGVVSEIIPVFSRKPIFGYPFMVFSGIAIGFMGWGVWAHHMFASGMGPISVAAFSMSTMFIAVPTGVKILNWLATMWGGKIRFSTPMLFAIGLVTMFTIGGLSGVTHAVAPADTQQTDTYYIVAHFHYVIFGGALFAFLGGFYFWWPKVFGWLLDDKWGKFHFWLTLIGFNLTFGPMHILGLQGMPRRQHSYKEGYGFEFWNQVATVGAFIIAVAFLVFFANIVKSWRKHKADPVNPGPDPWDARSLEWMTASPTPAHNFDASPTVSHLDEFWHRKYAEDETGKVVRVKSSEEVAQKGDATDVHLPSPSYWPIVMAAGLPLIGYGLMFHLGFAILGGAVVLLAAFAWGLEPADDPEAAHGHDDHGDDDDHSDDEPGDDEPAAVTAGSEEGINDE; via the coding sequence ATGGCGATCGTCGAACGACCCGCAACCCCCGCCCTGCAGCTTCCCTCCGGCCCGCAGGTGACCGAGCGCCCCATGGGCGTGTTCACCCGGCCGACGGCCACCACCGGTTGGAAGAGCTGGCTCACCTCCGTCGATCACAAGCGGATCGGCATCATGTACGGGGCCGCGGCCCTGGTGTTCCTCATGCTGGGCGGGCTCGAGGCGCTGATGATCCGGGTGCAGCTCACCGCTCCGGACAGCAAGCTCTACTCCGCCGACCTGTACAACCAGGTGTTCACCATGCACGGCGTGACGATGATCTTCCTCGTCGTCATGCCGCTGGGTGCGGCGTTCATGAACTACCTGATGCCCCTGCAGATCGGGGCGCGGGACGTGGCGTTCCCTCGGCTGAACGCCTTCAGCTTCTGGACGTTCCTGTTCGGCGGGCTCTTCCTCAACACGTCGTGGTTCCTGGGCGGCGGTGCCGACGGGGGTTGGTTCGCCTACGCCCCCAACACCAGCGTCACGTTCTCACCGGGCCACGGCATGGACTTCTACGCCCTCGGCCTGCAGATCACCGGCATCGCCTCGCTGGTCGGTGCGATCAACCTGATCGTCACCGTGCTCAACCTGCGGGCGCCCGGTATGTCGCTGATGAAGATGCCGGTGTTCACGTGGATGTCGTTCGTGACCCAGCTGCTGCTGGTGTTCGCGATCCCGGTCATCTCGGTGGCGCTGGTGCTGCTGACGCTCGACCGCACGTTCGACGCCAACTTCTTCAACGTGGCCGCGGGCGCGGACCCGCTGTTGTGGGAGCACCTGTTCTGGATCTTCGGGCACCCGGAGGTCTACATCCTGGTGCTGCCGGCGTTCGGCGTGGTGTCGGAGATCATCCCGGTGTTCTCCCGCAAGCCGATCTTCGGCTATCCGTTCATGGTGTTCTCGGGCATCGCCATCGGCTTCATGGGCTGGGGCGTGTGGGCCCACCACATGTTCGCCTCCGGCATGGGGCCGATCTCGGTGGCCGCGTTCTCGATGTCGACGATGTTCATCGCCGTGCCGACCGGCGTGAAGATCCTCAACTGGCTGGCGACCATGTGGGGCGGCAAGATCCGCTTCTCCACGCCGATGCTGTTCGCCATCGGCCTGGTCACGATGTTCACCATCGGCGGCCTGTCGGGCGTGACGCACGCCGTCGCCCCGGCCGACACCCAACAGACCGACACCTATTACATCGTCGCCCACTTCCACTACGTGATCTTCGGCGGCGCGCTGTTCGCCTTCCTGGGTGGCTTCTACTTCTGGTGGCCCAAGGTGTTCGGCTGGCTGCTCGACGACAAGTGGGGCAAGTTCCACTTCTGGCTGACGCTGATCGGGTTCAACCTGACGTTCGGCCCCATGCACATCCTGGGCCTGCAGGGCATGCCCCGCCGCCAGCACTCCTACAAGGAGGGCTACGGCTTCGAGTTCTGGAACCAGGTTGCGACCGTCGGCGCGTTCATCATCGCCGTGGCGTTCCTGGTGTTCTTCGCCAACATCGTCAAGAGCTGGCGGAAGCACAAGGCCGATCCGGTGAACCCCGGGCCCGACCCGTGGGACGCCCGGAGCCTCGAGTGGATGACGGCGTCGCCCACCCCGGCCCACAACTTCGACGCCTCGCCCACCGTGTCGCACCTCGACGAGTTCTGGCACCGCAAGTACGCCGAGGACGAGACCGGCAAGGTCGTGCGGGTGAAGAGCTCGGAGGAGGTCGCCCAGAAGGGCGACGCCACCGACGTGCACCTGCCGTCGCCGTCGTACTGGCCCATCGTGATGGCTGCCGGCCTGCCGCTCATCGGCTACGGCCTGATGTTCCACCTCGGCTTTGCCATCCTGGGCGGCGCGGTGGTCCTGCTGGCGGCCTTCGCCTGGGGCCTGGAGCCCGCCGACGACCCGGAAGCGGCGCACGGGCACGACGACCACGGCGACGACGACGACCACAGCGACGACGAGCCTGGCGACGACGAGCCTGCGGCTGTCACGGCCGGCTCGGAGGAAGGGATCAACGATGAGTGA
- the coxB gene encoding cytochrome c oxidase subunit II — protein MTLRKILRTTPFASLALLLSACASDAPQDTLEPEGPIARTIDNLVNPVFIIAGVVFVLVEVGTVLLVRKFRLRKDDDPEALPPQTHGNFKLEIAWTIAPAVLLAVVGVATVATLFDVDAAADEATMSVTVVGQQWWWEYQYDTDADDEVDFVTANDLVIPAGTAVKLEIKSRDVIHSFWIPKLNGKKDAVPGRTHQLTVESDDAGTFVGQCTEYCGLSHAYMRQRLVALDQVDYDAWVANQVEDAQVPTDPDAAAGAELFTGTCSRCHLARGINDDEFEEAGSGNDLVSGPAPDLTHFATRGAFAGAIFDLWETDDPAGVVQWDEIGGTMNKEDLEAWLRNPPEEKPMAPADPETTDVGRGMPDLNLTEEQIDQLVAFFETLD, from the coding sequence ATGACCCTCCGGAAGATCCTCCGCACGACGCCGTTCGCGTCGCTCGCGCTGCTGCTCAGTGCCTGCGCGTCGGACGCGCCACAGGACACGCTGGAGCCCGAGGGGCCCATCGCCCGCACGATCGACAACCTCGTGAACCCGGTGTTCATCATCGCCGGCGTCGTGTTCGTGCTGGTCGAGGTCGGCACGGTGCTGCTGGTGCGGAAGTTCCGCCTGCGCAAGGACGACGACCCCGAGGCGCTGCCGCCGCAGACCCACGGCAACTTCAAGCTGGAGATCGCCTGGACGATCGCCCCCGCGGTGCTCCTGGCCGTCGTCGGGGTGGCCACCGTCGCCACGCTGTTCGACGTCGACGCCGCCGCCGACGAGGCCACCATGTCGGTCACGGTGGTCGGCCAGCAGTGGTGGTGGGAGTACCAGTACGACACCGACGCCGACGACGAGGTCGACTTCGTCACCGCCAACGACCTGGTCATCCCGGCCGGCACCGCGGTGAAGCTGGAGATCAAGTCGCGCGACGTCATCCACTCCTTCTGGATCCCCAAGCTCAACGGGAAGAAGGACGCGGTGCCGGGCCGCACCCACCAGCTGACCGTCGAGTCCGACGACGCCGGCACGTTCGTCGGCCAGTGCACCGAGTACTGCGGCCTGTCCCACGCCTACATGCGCCAGCGCCTCGTCGCCCTCGACCAGGTCGACTACGACGCCTGGGTGGCCAACCAGGTCGAAGACGCCCAGGTGCCCACCGACCCCGACGCGGCTGCCGGAGCCGAGCTGTTCACCGGCACCTGCTCGCGCTGCCACCTGGCCCGGGGCATCAACGACGACGAGTTCGAGGAGGCCGGCAGCGGCAACGACCTCGTCTCGGGCCCCGCTCCCGACCTCACCCACTTCGCCACCCGCGGCGCCTTCGCCGGGGCGATCTTCGACCTGTGGGAGACCGACGACCCGGCCGGCGTCGTCCAGTGGGACGAGATCGGCGGGACGATGAACAAGGAAGACCTCGAGGCCTGGCTCCGCAACCCGCCGGAGGAGAAGCCGATGGCGCCGGCCGACCCCGAGACCACCGACGTCGGCCGCGGCATGCCCGACCTGAACCTGACCGAAGAACAGATCGACCAGCTGGTCGCCTTCTTCGAGACGCTCGACTAG